The Bacteriovorax sp. PP10 nucleotide sequence AGTCTTACTCTTTTCACCGGGCTTTCCATCATTTGATCAATTCCAAAACTATGCACAGCGTGGTGAGCATTTCGTAAAACTTTTAACGACGTGAGTATTTAGCGGATAGCTCTTTTCGTTAAATCTACACTCGCAACCGATCTTTCATTGGCATTATTTGTTGCATGAAAGCGAAGATTATCGATGATTCCAACTTTAAAAAGGAACAGTCCGATAATTATGTAAACTGGATTGAGTTTTGATTTCATATGCTCTCTGTCTTGGGTTATAATGATGACGCTTCATCGGCATTTAAATGAAAAAACTTAAGTAAAAAGGTATAGTTTATGGCAAAAACAGGATTCATCTCGAAAGAGCAATTAAAATCAAACATTAACGCTTTGAAATCATTCATGAAATCAAAGAAGCTTGATAGCTTCTATATCTCTAGCGCGGACATTTTTCTTAATGAATATGTACCTCTGGAAGACTGCCACCGTTATTACGTATCAGGTTTCACGGGGTCTACAGCTGAGTTAATTGTTCCAGTTGAAGGCAAAGCGATCCTATTCGTTGATGGCCGTTATTATGAACAAGCTGATCTTGAAATTGATCCATCACTAGTGCATGTTTTTAAAGTTCCTTATGGAACTGGATTAAGACAAGCAATGAGAGAAGTGATCACGGCGAAAAACTTCAAGCACATGGGTGTTGAAGGGGATCGTATTGAACTTTCTTTATATAATGACTTCGGAACAATGTTAAAAATTCTTCCATTCAACAACTCTGAGCTTTCAAAAGTGTTAGAGTTTAAAACGTTAAGTGTTGAAAAGAAACTTCATGAAATTCCATTGTCGCTTGTTGGTGAATCAACAAAAAGCAAACTTGCTCGCATTGTAAAACCAGGTGAAGCTTTTTTCGTAAGCGCACTTGACTCGATCGCGTGGCTTACAAACATGCGCCGTTATGAAATGCCTAATCAATCAACATTCAGAGCAAAAGCGCTACTTATAAATGAGCGCGTTTATTTACTAATGGAAAATGTTGAAGGCGATATTAAGAATGAATCAGTTGAAATTAATGTCGGGAAATTTTCTGAACTGGAAAAATTCTTAAACCTGATAAGTGAATATGAACAAGAATGGTTAAGTAAAGCAGGAGTTAAAGCTCCTAAAATTGAAAAAGTTTTCTATTCATCAAATTCAACAAACGCAGCAGACTTTTTAAAACTGGGCGCTCATTTTGGTGAAGAAAAGTTAGTTAACAAACCAGAAGGTCTTGTTCCATTCCATTCTTTAAAAAACAAAGCAGAGCTAGAAGCAATGCTTGATTCATTTAACAATGGGGACAAGGCGATTTTCGAAACCATTTCATGGGTAAAAGAAAGTGTAAAAAATGGTGTGAAGTTTTCAGAACTTGATTTCTATAACAAGACAAATGAGTTTTACCAAAAGAACGGTGCCCTTGAGCAAAGTTTCAATACAATCTCAGCGATCGGTGCTAACGCATCTATCATGCACTTTAGTAGCCCAAGTGCAGACGTTATGTGTGAACCTGACCAGCTACTTCTTCTTGATTCAGGTGGATACTTTGAATCAGGATACGCAACAGATACGACTAGATCATTCTTAAGTGGCGGAACTGCAAATGCTCGTCAGAAAGAAATGTATACATTGGTATTGAAATCTATCCTTGCTGTTCAAAACGCTGTGTTCCCTGATGGGTCATGGGGATCAGTAGTTGATGGTGTGGCAAGACAACCCATCTTCAAAGCAGGATTCAACTACAATCACGGTACAGGCCATGGTGTTGGGATTAACGTTCACGAAGGTGGATTCCGTTTATCAACAACATCGAACATTCCATTGAGAGAAAATGTCGTAGGGTCTATTGAGCCAGGAATTTACATTCCAGGTTTCGGTGGAGTTCGTTTAGAAAACGTTGCCGTTGTTGAACGTCACCCTGAGCATAAGAGCATGCTTCACTTTAGAACGATGGTGTATATTGGGTTTGATCACGATATGATTAACTTTGATATGTTAAGTGAAGAAGAGGAAAACTGGCTTGAGAATTACGAGCAGGAATGTGCTAAACGTGGAAGAAGTTTCAAATACACTAAAAAATAAGAAATAAAAAATGCAGCTTCGGCTGCATTTTTTTTATGCTTGAATTTGTTTTGATCCTTTTCTTTTTCGATAAATTTCGGCCAGTCCAATAATCGAAAATCCAATGAATAACCCCGGCCAAGATCCGTTTTTACCACCGGACATATCAACCGTTCCACAACCACTTATAGGTTGTTGCTTCGGATACAGATAACTGATCCCATCAATATCATCACGGCCTAAGGCCTTTCTTTGAGACACTGTCGCATAGTACATTAATGAATCCTGCACAGGCGAGTGTCCAAGTCCAAATGCATGGCCGATCTCATGAGCAAGAATCGCAACTTTTGCATCATCAGATTTGGTGTCAAATTGTGTGTCAGCTTTATCGTTAATTAAAACTAAAGACCCAACAATTCTCGTTCCAGCGATATTATTTGGAATTGTAATTCCTAGAATTGATGATGACGGAAAGTTTGTGGCATTCAGGTTACAAGAAATGAGAATATCACTATCAACAGCAAGAACCGGATTCGGGTCACAGTTTGTTGAAGCAGTACAAATAGAATCAGAGTGAAAACGGGCATCGACGTTAATGACACTTCCTTTTCTAAGTTTCAATCGACTGGTTGGAGATTTATTCCAGAAATTATCAACGGCCTTACCGACAAGCTCTAACAACTCAGCATCAGTGATTCCAATGTTAGTACATCCACTGGCCACGTTAACTTTCACTTCATCTTCAGTGAAGACCAGCTTTGCAGTATTGTTTAATGTGAAAGCATTCGCTTTAAAAGATAGAAGTAGAATGAAGAGCGAAAAAAGTGTTCTCATAGAACTTCTCCAAAATGGTAAGAGATAGTTGCACCCACGCTGACAGCGCGATCCTCAGATTTAAGTGCGTTGAAGACATAAGTGTAAAGTTCACCAGACCAGTCTTGATTGAAGTCCAGGCCTAGTCCCAGGTTCACGATAAAGTTGCGAGAGTAAACCGCCTCTTTAGGAAGTGGGAAAGAGTCAGTGCTATTGCCGTTATTTAATTCTTCTTCTCCACCAGGCCCTGAGATTCTTGTGAAGTAGAAACCAACGCCACCAAGAAGGTTTACGTAGCTTGTTTTATACTTCATATTGGCCAGAGCGAAAAACGTCATGCGCTTGATGTTGTCATCAGCGCCGGACTTAGGCATTGTAAGGCCAATTTGCGGTGAAAGAGCGAACTTGTGAGTAAGGTAGTAGTCGAGACTGCCTGAGAGAGTTGGGAGGAAGCTACAACCGTTTTTAGTACCCTCGTCATCTGTCTGGTATGTGCCAATATACTCACACAGATTTCCCAGTGAGATACTAAGATCACTGGTGTTAACTCGTGACTTTATTTTTTTTGCGGCCGCTTCGGCGTTAAAAGAAAAAGTGAATGCAACGAGCAAGGTAAAGATACTGATCTTAATGGTCGGGTAATTTATTTTATTCATAATCGTTTAGTATTCTTTCGTATCTTGGGCCATAATGTCTATGTAAATTTGCTTTCGAGTTCATTAATCCCATTCCAAGGAAATGTTATGTTTGATAGTTTCGAAATCCCAAAAGAACTTATTCCAGCTGACCCGCGTTTTGGCTCAGGACCGTCATTGGTTCCGACTGAATTCCTAGAGAAACTTGCTAAGACTGGCCATGAATTTATGGGAACAAGCCATAGAAAAGC carries:
- a CDS encoding matrixin family metalloprotease, whose amino-acid sequence is MRTLFSLFILLLSFKANAFTLNNTAKLVFTEDEVKVNVASGCTNIGITDAELLELVGKAVDNFWNKSPTSRLKLRKGSVINVDARFHSDSICTASTNCDPNPVLAVDSDILISCNLNATNFPSSSILGITIPNNIAGTRIVGSLVLINDKADTQFDTKSDDAKVAILAHEIGHAFGLGHSPVQDSLMYYATVSQRKALGRDDIDGISYLYPKQQPISGCGTVDMSGGKNGSWPGLFIGFSIIGLAEIYRKRKGSKQIQA
- a CDS encoding M24 family metallopeptidase — translated: MAKTGFISKEQLKSNINALKSFMKSKKLDSFYISSADIFLNEYVPLEDCHRYYVSGFTGSTAELIVPVEGKAILFVDGRYYEQADLEIDPSLVHVFKVPYGTGLRQAMREVITAKNFKHMGVEGDRIELSLYNDFGTMLKILPFNNSELSKVLEFKTLSVEKKLHEIPLSLVGESTKSKLARIVKPGEAFFVSALDSIAWLTNMRRYEMPNQSTFRAKALLINERVYLLMENVEGDIKNESVEINVGKFSELEKFLNLISEYEQEWLSKAGVKAPKIEKVFYSSNSTNAADFLKLGAHFGEEKLVNKPEGLVPFHSLKNKAELEAMLDSFNNGDKAIFETISWVKESVKNGVKFSELDFYNKTNEFYQKNGALEQSFNTISAIGANASIMHFSSPSADVMCEPDQLLLLDSGGYFESGYATDTTRSFLSGGTANARQKEMYTLVLKSILAVQNAVFPDGSWGSVVDGVARQPIFKAGFNYNHGTGHGVGINVHEGGFRLSTTSNIPLRENVVGSIEPGIYIPGFGGVRLENVAVVERHPEHKSMLHFRTMVYIGFDHDMINFDMLSEEEENWLENYEQECAKRGRSFKYTKK